One Cricetulus griseus strain 17A/GY chromosome 5, alternate assembly CriGri-PICRH-1.0, whole genome shotgun sequence genomic window carries:
- the Kdm4b gene encoding lysine-specific demethylase 4B isoform X7: protein MTLISPIILKKYGIPFSRITQEAGEFMITFPYGYHAGFNHGFNCAESTNFATLRWIDYGKVATQCTCRKDMVKISMDVFVRILQPERYEQWKQGRDLTVLDHTRPTALSSPELSSWSASRASLKAKLLRRQISVKESRPWRKAEEERRPSLERRREPTRRPGPASHRRRNQPKKSKPEDSKSPGEVAARAAGLDEAGGCSREEATPEDEEEDEELLPSQGHEAEGMEEDGRGKPRPTKARSKKKTPNPLSPPLPPALPALLPTEEVLRPPPPPKSPVPAMGPMAAEGGPPPAPLNVVPPGAPGEEAEVRPRPIIPMLYVLPRTNTADGDRERATHPQLAPVELGQEEEGQAQAGDAQAPSTFSKLKVEIKKSRRHPLGRPPTRSPLSVVKQEASSDEEAFPFLGEDDVSDPEALKSLLSLQWKNKAASFQAERKFNAAAALNEPYCAICTLFYPYSQSVQTEREVLATPGDIAVQPPSKSGQRTRPLIPEMCFTSSGENTEPLPANSYVGEDGTSPLISCAHCCLQVHASCYGVRPELAKEGWTCSRCAAHAWTAECCLCNLRGGALQTTTEHRWIHVICAIAVPEVRFLNVIERNPVDVSAIPEQRWKLKCVYCRKRMKRVSGACIQCSYEHCSTSFHVTCAHAAGVLMEPDDWPYVVSITCLKHRAGGAGVSASARTQPTGPHPTSPTWAKPRPHAPLLCPQGQLLRTVSLGQVVITKNRNGLYYRCRVIGTTAQTFYEVNFDDGSYSDNLYPESITSRDCLRLGPPPEGELVELRWTDGNLYRARFISSATSLIYQVEFEDGSQLTVKRGDIFTLDEELPKRVRSRLSLSTGTPQEPGFSGEDVKAAKRPRVATMLASTNEDTRHSPEYLAFVESLLQAQGRPGAPF, encoded by the exons TGCACATGTCGCAAGGACATGGTCAAGATCTCCATGGACGTGTTTGTACGCATCCTGCAACCTGAACGCTATGAGCAGTGGAAGCAGGGCCGAGACCTCACTGTGCTGGACCACACTCGACCCACAGCCCTGAGCAGCCCTGAGCTGAGCTCTTGGAGTGCCTCCCGTGCCTCACTGAAGGCCAAGCTCTTGCGCAG ACAAATTAGTGTGAAGGAGAGCAGACCCTGGAGAAAGGCTGAGGAGGAGAGGAGGCCGAGTCTAGAGAGGAGGCGGGAGCCGACCAGGAGGCCAGGGCCAGC GTCGCACCGGAGACGGAACCAGCCTAAGAAATCCAAGCCTGAAGACTCCAAGTCTCCTGGAGAGGTGGCAGCCAGAGCAGCTGGTCTGGACGAGGCTGGGGGATGTTCCCGGGAGGAGGCCACACctgaggacgaggaggaggatgaggaactGTTGCCCTCACAGGGCCACGAGGCTGAGGGCATGGAAG AGGATGGCAGAGGCAAGCCCCGGCCAACCAAGGCCCGGAGCAAGAAGAAGACCCCCAACCCCCTGTCACCCCCGTTGCCGCCCGCCCTACCGGCTCTGTTACCCACTGAGGAGGTCCTGAGGCCACCCCCCCCACCCAAGTCTCCCGTGCCAGCCATGGGCCCCATGGCTGCAGAGGGGGGTCCTCCACCAGCACCCCTCAATGTGGTGCCTCCTGGGGCACCAGGTGAGGAAGCAGAGGTGCGGCCACGGCCCATCATCCCAATGCTGTATGTGCTTCCCCGCACCAACACTGCTGATGGGGACAGGGAGCGTGCTACCCACCCACAGCTGGCACCCGTGGAGCtgggacaggaagaggaaggcCAGGCCCAAGCAGGCGATGCACAG GCACCATCCACCTTCTCTAAGCTGAAGGTGGAAATCAAGAAAAGCCGGCGTCATCCCTTGGGTCGGCCGCCCACACGGTCCCCGCTGTCTGTGGTCAAGCAGGAGGCTTCGAGTGATGAGG AAGCCTTCCCGTTCTTAGGAGAGGATGATGTGAGTGATCCCGAGGCCTTGAAGTCCCTGCTGTCACTGCAGTGGAAGAACAAGGCAGCCAGCTTCCAAGCTGAGAGGAAGTTCAACGCCGCAGCTGCCCTCAATGAGCCCTACTGCGCCATCTGTACCCTCTTCTACCCCTATAGCCAG TCAGTACAGACAGAGCGAGAGGTCCTAGCCACTCCAGGGGACATTGCTGTCCAGCCACCCTCCAAAAGTGGCCAGAGAACACGGCCGCTGATCCCTGAGATGTGCTTCACTTCGAGTGGGGAGAACACAGAGCCTCTGCCTGCCAACTCCTACGTCGGCGAGGATGGTACCAGCCCACTCATTTCCTGTGCCCACTGCTGCCTGCAAGTCCATGCCA GTTGCTATGGTGTCCGGCCTGAGCTGGCCAAGGAGGGCTGGACATGCTCCCGGTGTGCGGCCCATGCCTGGACTGCG GAGTGCTGTTTGTGCAACCTCCGGGGGGGAGCACTACAGACGACCACAGAGCACAG GTGGATCCATGTGATCTGCGCCATTGCAGTCCCTGAGGTACGGTTCCTTAATGTGATTGAGCGCAACCCCGTGGACGTCAGTGCCATCCCTGAGCAGCGGTGGAAACTG AAGTGTGTGTACTGCCGCAAGCGCATGAAGCGGGTGTCTGGTGCCTGCATCCAGTGCTCCTACGAACACTGCTCCACGTCCTTCCATGTGACCTGTGCACACGCTGCTGGTGTCCTTATGGAACCCGACGACTGGCCCTATGTGGTGTCCATCACCTGCCTCAAGCACAGAGCAGGTGGCGCTGGGGTGAGTGCTTCAGCCAGAACCCAGCCCACAGGACCCCACCCAACCTCACCCACTTGGGCAAAACCCCGCCCACACGCGCCATTGCTCTGCCCCCAGGGTCAGCTCCTGCGCACTGTGTCCCTGGGCCAGGTCGTCATCACCAAGAATCGCAACGGGCTATATTATCGCTGCCGTGTCATAGGCACCACTGCACAGACCTTCTACGAGGTCAACTTCGATGACGGTTCCTACAGCGACAACCTGTACCCAGAAAGCATCACG AGCAGAGATTGCTTGCGGCTAGGGCCACCTCCCGAGGGCGAACTGGTGGAGCTGCGGTGGACAGATGGCAACCTGTATAGAGCCAGGTTCATCTCCTCAGCCACCAGCCTCATCTACCAG GTGGAGTTTGAGGACGGGTCTCAGCTGACAGTGAAGCGTGGGGACATCTTCACCCTGGACGAGGAGCTGCCCAAGAGGGTGCGGTCCCGGCTG TCTCTAAGCACTGGGACACCACAGgagcctggcttctctggagaggatgtgaaggcCGCCAAGCGTCCTCGGGTGGCCACCATGCTGGCCAGCACTAACGAGGACACAAGGCATAGCCCAGAATACTTGGCCTTTGTGGAGAGCCTGCTGCAGGCACAGGGCCGACCTGGGGCACCTTTCTAG